A genome region from Eurosta solidaginis isolate ZX-2024a chromosome 2, ASM4086904v1, whole genome shotgun sequence includes the following:
- the LOC137240655 gene encoding large ribosomal subunit protein uL13m isoform X3 — protein MSIVKRVQQWATFARTWHIYDCTWQNPFDSAALIKTHLMGLHKPIYHPMNDCGDHVICINTKEIALPGDEWVKRVYFHHTGYPGGASWTLAWQLHEKDPTMVMKKAVYNAMRGNLQRRYTMERLHLFADDKVPENILENVTNQIRTPRTVPQRLDHIDKETLENFPSILDYPKDYVLR, from the exons atgTCCATAGTTAAACGTGTTCAG CAATGGGCGACTTTTGCGCGAACCTGGCACATCTACGATTGCACCTGGCAAAATCCTTTTGATTCTGCGGCGCTTATAAAAACACATCTAATGGGTTTGCACAAACCTATCTATCATCCCATGA ATGATTGTGGCGATCATGTAATTTGCATTAATACCAAAGAAATTGCTCTACCCGGCGACGAATGGGTTAAACGTGTTTATTTTCATCATACTGGTTATCCTGGCGGTGCCAGCTGGACACTAGCGTGGCAGTTACACGAAAAGGATCCAACAATGGTTATGAAAAAGGCTGTTTACAATGCGATGCGTGGCAATTTACAGCGCAGATATACAATGGAACGGTTACATTTATTTGCCGATGATAAGGTGCCGGAAAATATTCTGGAAAATGTGACAAATCAAATAAGAACACCACGCACAGTGCCACAACGTTTGGATCACATTGATAAAGAGACATTGGAGAACTTCCCTTCAATTTTAGACTATCCAAAAGATTATGTTTTGCGTTAA